The DNA sequence TGAGAAAAGAGGGTAGGATCTGGGTAGCTTTCACCACTGGATTCACCCTTCCACAGTCTTATCTAATCCAGCAGGTCCAAGGAGGTTTGCCACTTGATGGGAAGCATTCCCCAAATGACCAGTGACTGAGTGCCATGCACTTCATTGGCAGCCATTGTACGTGTCTCAGGCCAGCCCACAGCCTGTGCTGTTCTTTTAAAGATTGGAGGAAAGGAGTACCTTCTCACGGCAGAGAGAGCATAAGCCTAGCCTTTCCGTCTTTGCTTGGGCCCAAGTTCTCATCGTGGAGGGCAAGTACTGGCCTTGGCCGTTACAGTAGGTTAGTCGAACTctgttccgctgtcataaatcGCTGTGCATGACAGCCCAATTCCGGAGAGAATCAGGTGGTCTGACTTGAAGGCATACATTTAGGAAACACATTTTTCCCAAAATATTTTTGCATAAAGGATCAATTAATGTATACTGTTTTAGTTTGTAACATGTTAATATCTCTCCCCTGTCCAAATTTAGCATCAATGGGAACAGAAAACCTAACTGTGGTGACGGAATTCATCCTGCATGGATTTTCCAGTTACCCAGATCTGCAGATTATGTTTTTTGTGGTGTTCTTCATCATGTACGTGCTAACTTTGGCtggaaatatcatcatcatcactacaaTAAGGTTGGACAGCAGCCTGCATGttcccatgtacttctttctcTCTATTCTCTCATCTTCAGAAGTCCTCTACTCACTCAGCATCATCCCCAACATGCTTGCAAATCTTGTAAGACCAAAAAAGACAATTTCTGTCATTGGCTGTGCTCTTCAAATGTGTATTTTCTTGGGCCTTGGGTGCACAAACTGTATGCTCCTAGTAGTGATGGGGTATGACCGATATGTGTCCATCTGTAAACCTTTACATTATCAGATTCTGATGAACCAAAGAATCTGCAACAAAATGGTGGCTTTTGCAGCAACTGCTGGGTTTTCGTTTTCTACTTCAGAGACAATCATCATATTTACTTTGCCTTTCTGTGGTCCAAACAGAATTGATCACTTCTTCTGTGATTTAGCCCCTTTGCTCAAGCTGGCCTGTGCCAGA is a window from the Tiliqua scincoides isolate rTilSci1 chromosome 2, rTilSci1.hap2, whole genome shotgun sequence genome containing:
- the LOC136638635 gene encoding olfactory receptor 10R2-like, whose amino-acid sequence is MGTENLTVVTEFILHGFSSYPDLQIMFFVVFFIMYVLTLAGNIIIITTIRLDSSLHVPMYFFLSILSSSEVLYSLSIIPNMLANLVRPKKTISVIGCALQMCIFLGLGCTNCMLLVVMGYDRYVSICKPLHYQILMNQRICNKMVAFAATAGFSFSTSETIIIFTLPFCGPNRIDHFFCDLAPLLKLACARNYIGEIVIFIISLLVVLLSFCLIILSYTLIVKTILEIPTTIGKHKAFSTCASHLIVVVVHFGCASIIYLRPKSSYTLDADTFIAFCYTMVTPLLNPVVYSLRNKDMQKALKKSLGSRSGLCTQKFGQ